The following proteins are co-located in the Pirellulales bacterium genome:
- a CDS encoding tyrosine-type recombinase/integrase encodes MQRIGGKSAAEKYQRKIEGQLAAGVYETKSRKDWADLRVEYETKILPRLAPRSRGAAKQSLDAFEKHAKPDRLSALTTATIDNFISKRQADRGSKPESLVSTATINKDLRHVKAVLRIAAEWGYPSKVPKFRMVREERRLGHVVTAEHFQAIYAACDKATAPARRHFEAADWWRALLMFAIGTGWRIDEILSLKWEDVDLDTGAIITRAATN; translated from the coding sequence TTGCAACGGATCGGCGGCAAGAGCGCGGCCGAGAAATATCAACGCAAGATCGAGGGCCAACTGGCCGCCGGCGTATACGAAACCAAAAGCCGGAAGGATTGGGCGGATCTACGCGTCGAGTATGAAACGAAGATTTTGCCGCGGCTGGCCCCTCGCAGCCGCGGCGCTGCGAAGCAATCGCTCGACGCATTCGAGAAGCACGCCAAGCCGGACCGGCTGTCGGCGCTCACCACGGCGACGATCGACAACTTCATTTCCAAGCGGCAGGCCGACCGGGGATCGAAGCCGGAATCGCTCGTTTCGACGGCCACGATCAACAAAGACTTGCGCCACGTCAAAGCAGTGCTGCGCATCGCGGCCGAGTGGGGCTATCCGTCGAAGGTGCCGAAGTTCCGCATGGTCCGCGAAGAGCGGCGGCTCGGGCACGTCGTTACCGCCGAACACTTCCAAGCCATCTACGCGGCTTGCGACAAAGCGACGGCGCCCGCCCGACGGCATTTCGAGGCGGCCGATTGGTGGCGGGCTCTGTTGATGTTTGCGATCGGCACCGGCTGGCGAATCGACGAAATTCTGTCCCTGAAATGGGAAGACGTCGACCTGGACACCGGGGCGATAATCACTCGAGCTGCGACCAACTAG